One Parageobacillus sp. KH3-4 genomic region harbors:
- a CDS encoding APC family permease has translation MASLKRLLIGSPMETKRLKHEKLPKWKALAVFSSDALSSVAYATEEILLVLMLLGTSVFFYSLPIAVAILVLLLLVTLSYRQIIYAFPSGGGAYVVARDHLNTTTSLVAGAALMIDYVLTVAVSISSGVAALTSAFPGLLPWKVEIAVELVLLLMILNLRGITESATVFAYPTYLFIISVLVLIAAGGWQLWHEGWHGFNYKEHASAAHFFASGYSVFILLRAFASGCSAMTGVEAISNGVPAFKPDSSKNAAITMGWMSLLLGTMFLGITVLAAGFGVTPLEHKTVISQIGHHVFGNSIFFYLFQMITMFILVLAANTSFAGFPQLASIIANDRFLPRSLSARGDRLVFSNGIILLSILAIVLIVAFHGETHSLIPLYAVGVFLSFTIGQSGLLKKIWKEKEKRNITTLMTVMAGTIVTGLVTIITVVAKFTQGAWLVIVAIPLLVWMFYRIRDHYEKLGEQLKLDEQEWARREKMLKPKVIIPISGVSKLVAQSVQYARSISNDITAISVIFYEEEEQKLRAKWEKFYPDIPLQVIYSPYRTILSPILDYINEVEKQANGSPITILMPQFIVKKWWHALLHNQTAIILRFFLIMKKDIVIATLPYHLRE, from the coding sequence ATGGCTTCTTTGAAGCGTTTGCTTATTGGTTCGCCGATGGAAACAAAACGGTTAAAACACGAAAAGCTGCCAAAATGGAAAGCTTTAGCGGTGTTTTCATCCGATGCGCTTTCATCAGTTGCGTATGCGACGGAAGAGATTTTATTAGTATTAATGTTGTTAGGAACGAGCGTGTTTTTTTATTCGCTGCCGATTGCGGTTGCCATTTTAGTATTGTTGCTGCTTGTTACATTATCCTATCGCCAAATTATTTACGCTTTTCCATCTGGCGGCGGAGCATATGTGGTCGCGAGAGATCATTTGAATACGACGACTAGCCTTGTTGCCGGCGCGGCATTAATGATTGACTATGTTCTTACTGTAGCAGTCAGCATTAGCTCTGGCGTAGCAGCATTGACCTCCGCTTTTCCGGGATTGCTGCCGTGGAAAGTGGAAATCGCGGTTGAGCTTGTATTGCTGCTCATGATTCTAAACTTGCGTGGAATTACCGAGTCGGCAACGGTGTTTGCCTATCCAACGTACTTGTTTATTATTTCCGTGTTAGTGCTTATTGCCGCAGGGGGATGGCAGTTATGGCATGAAGGGTGGCATGGATTTAATTACAAAGAGCATGCTTCTGCAGCACATTTTTTTGCTTCAGGCTATAGTGTGTTTATTTTATTAAGAGCGTTTGCATCGGGATGTTCGGCGATGACAGGAGTAGAAGCGATTAGCAATGGTGTTCCGGCATTCAAGCCGGACAGTTCGAAAAACGCGGCGATTACGATGGGATGGATGTCTCTTTTATTAGGCACGATGTTTTTAGGGATTACCGTTTTGGCGGCGGGATTCGGCGTGACGCCATTGGAACATAAGACGGTCATTTCGCAAATTGGCCATCATGTGTTCGGAAATAGCATCTTCTTTTACCTGTTTCAAATGATTACGATGTTCATTTTAGTATTGGCTGCCAATACGAGCTTTGCCGGGTTTCCGCAGCTCGCTTCCATTATCGCCAACGACCGTTTTTTGCCAAGAAGCTTGTCGGCGCGCGGCGACCGTCTTGTATTTTCCAATGGGATCATTCTTTTAAGCATATTGGCGATCGTGCTGATCGTTGCATTTCACGGTGAAACGCATTCCCTTATTCCGCTTTATGCGGTAGGCGTGTTTCTTTCGTTTACGATCGGCCAAAGCGGATTGTTAAAGAAAATATGGAAAGAGAAAGAAAAGCGAAATATAACGACGTTAATGACCGTCATGGCAGGAACAATTGTGACGGGGCTAGTCACCATTATTACGGTCGTTGCAAAATTTACGCAAGGCGCATGGCTAGTCATTGTTGCCATTCCATTATTAGTATGGATGTTTTACCGTATTCGCGACCATTATGAAAAGTTAGGAGAACAATTAAAGCTGGACGAGCAGGAATGGGCGCGGCGCGAAAAAATGTTAAAGCCGAAAGTGATTATTCCGATTTCCGGGGTAAGTAAATTAGTCGCGCAATCGGTGCAGTATGCACGTAGTATTTCTAACGATATTACGGCAATCTCTGTAATTTTCTATGAGGAGGAGGAACAAAAATTAAGAGCAAAATGGGAAAAATTTTATCCCGATATTCCATTACAGGTGATTTATTCTCCTTATCGCACCATTCTTTCGCCGATATTAGACTATATTAACGAGGTGGAAAAACAAGCCAACGGTTCACCGATTACGATCTTAATGCCGCAATTCATCGTAAAAAAATGGTGGCATGCGCTCTTGCATAATCAAACGGCGATTATTTTGCGCTTTTTCTTGATTATGAAAAAGGATATTGTTATTGCGACGTTACCGTATCATTTAAGGGAATAA
- a CDS encoding LTA synthase family protein, producing the protein MKRIGEKLLEKYRSLSDQYIGFFIFAVFLFWMKTYIAYQAEFHLGISNSMQEFLLFINPISSAVFSFGLALLAKGKRAYIWLIIINFILSFILYANIVYYRFFSDFITLPTLTQTKNFGDLGGSIWELIKWYDIFYFLDTVILIAIVASKRFSLPAVQVGRYKKGIVFAIAALIFSVNLALAEMDRPQLLTRTFDRNYIVKYLGVYNYLIYDAVQSMKSSTQRAFANKSDITTVLNHVQATYAKPNPQYFGVAKGMNVIYIHLESFQNFLINYKLHGQEVTPFLNSLVHDPNTFYFDNFFHQTGQGKTSDAEFMLENSLFGLPQGAVFTTKGQNTYHAAPAILHQHGYTTAVFHGNYKTFWNRDEIYKSFGFDHFFDASYYDMNDRDVLNYGLKDKPFFRESIPLLKSLKEPFYVKFITLSNHFPYPISEEDATIEPADTGDGSVDRYFQTARYLDESLKEFFDYLKKSGLYDRSVIILYGDHYGISENHNKAMSQILGKEITPFEHAQLQRVPLFIRVPGVKGGIMHQYGGQIDLLPTVLHLLGIDTKNYVHFGTDLLSPEHQEIVPFRNGDFVTPTVTAVNGKYYNSKTGEPIPETPEIKQLEQIVRTKLDLSDKVVYGDLLRFYTPKGFKPVDPTKYDYNNREDEEKGSK; encoded by the coding sequence GTGAAGAGGATTGGCGAAAAGCTATTAGAAAAATATCGTTCTCTTTCTGACCAATATATTGGTTTTTTTATTTTTGCCGTATTTTTGTTTTGGATGAAAACATATATCGCTTATCAAGCTGAATTTCATTTAGGCATTAGCAATTCTATGCAGGAATTTCTATTATTCATTAACCCGATCAGTTCCGCGGTTTTCTCTTTTGGATTAGCGTTGTTGGCTAAAGGAAAGCGGGCATATATCTGGCTTATTATCATTAATTTCATTTTATCGTTTATTTTATACGCCAACATCGTATACTACCGATTTTTCAGCGATTTTATTACGTTGCCGACGCTAACGCAAACGAAAAACTTTGGAGATTTGGGCGGCAGCATTTGGGAATTAATCAAATGGTACGATATTTTCTACTTTTTAGATACGGTGATCTTAATTGCCATTGTCGCTTCCAAACGTTTTTCGCTGCCGGCGGTCCAAGTCGGTCGCTATAAAAAGGGCATCGTGTTCGCCATTGCCGCGCTCATTTTCAGCGTGAATCTTGCATTGGCGGAAATGGACCGTCCGCAATTGCTCACAAGAACGTTTGACCGCAATTATATTGTGAAATATTTAGGCGTTTACAACTATTTAATTTATGACGCCGTGCAAAGCATGAAATCGTCGACACAGCGCGCTTTTGCGAATAAAAGCGATATTACGACGGTTTTAAACCACGTGCAAGCAACATATGCGAAACCAAATCCGCAGTATTTCGGTGTCGCAAAAGGAATGAATGTGATTTACATTCATCTGGAATCGTTCCAAAACTTCTTGATTAACTATAAATTGCACGGCCAAGAGGTAACGCCATTTTTAAACTCGCTTGTGCATGATCCGAATACGTTTTATTTTGATAACTTTTTCCATCAAACCGGGCAAGGAAAAACGTCGGACGCTGAGTTTATGTTAGAAAACTCGTTGTTTGGATTGCCGCAAGGAGCGGTGTTTACGACAAAAGGGCAAAACACATACCATGCAGCGCCAGCTATTCTTCACCAGCACGGATATACGACGGCCGTATTCCACGGCAACTATAAAACGTTCTGGAATCGTGACGAAATTTATAAATCGTTCGGTTTCGACCATTTCTTTGACGCAAGCTACTACGATATGAACGATCGCGATGTGCTTAACTATGGATTAAAAGACAAACCGTTCTTTAGAGAGTCGATTCCGTTGTTGAAATCGTTAAAAGAGCCGTTCTATGTAAAATTTATCACGTTATCGAACCACTTCCCTTATCCAATTAGCGAAGAAGATGCCACGATCGAACCAGCGGATACAGGCGATGGCTCGGTAGACCGTTACTTCCAAACGGCTCGCTATTTGGATGAATCGTTAAAAGAGTTCTTTGATTATCTGAAAAAATCTGGTTTGTATGATCGTTCTGTCATCATTTTGTATGGCGACCATTACGGAATTTCTGAAAATCATAATAAAGCGATGTCACAAATATTAGGAAAAGAAATTACGCCGTTTGAACACGCGCAATTGCAGCGAGTGCCTTTATTTATCCGCGTCCCTGGCGTCAAAGGCGGAATCATGCATCAATACGGCGGGCAAATTGATTTATTGCCAACGGTCCTTCACTTATTGGGAATCGACACGAAAAACTATGTTCACTTCGGTACAGACTTGTTGTCGCCGGAACATCAAGAAATCGTACCGTTCCGTAACGGTGATTTTGTCACTCCGACCGTTACAGCAGTAAACGGAAAATATTATAATTCGAAAACGGGCGAACCAATTCCAGAAACTCCGGAAATCAAACAGCTGGAACAAATCGTCCGTACAAAACTTGACCTTTCGGATAAAGTCGTATATGGAGATTTGCTACGTTTTTACACACCAAAAGGATTCAAACCGGTCGATCCTACCAAATACGATTACAACAATCGCGAAGATGAAGAAAAGGGAAGCAAATAA
- a CDS encoding S8 family peptidase, which yields MFEYSIVQLARNYAHKLDRPLRHFMVGICKPFLYTPCVIHKQLERWMKKTKKIPVIIHFHEENGVFALKEIEKQHFRMKIHHQFRYIPSCSAEVTPQALEQILQRRDVKKVYLNREVSALLNNAVPSANSKNVTVNGTTLSGKGVTIAIVDTGIYPHPDLEGRIVEFVDFVNGRTAPYDDNGHGTHCAGDAAGNGSASSGLYAGPAYEANVVGVKVLDKVGAGRLDAIIRGIEWCMQYNETNKDEKIDIISLSLGGESQPFPAENDDPLVQAVEKAWDSGIVVCAAAGNAGPEYRTISSPGISDKIITVGALDDRDTAATREDDEIADFSSRGPTYYGVSKPDIVVPGVNIVSLRAPKSFLDKYQKQNRIGQYYMSMSGTSMATPICAGIAALMLQYKPDATPDDVKRALKEGADLWKDRDPNIYGAGYVNAKRAIELLAK from the coding sequence ATGTTTGAGTATTCCATCGTTCAACTGGCGCGCAATTATGCACATAAATTAGATCGTCCTTTGCGTCATTTTATGGTAGGCATATGCAAACCTTTTTTGTATACTCCGTGTGTCATCCATAAACAGTTAGAAAGATGGATGAAAAAGACGAAAAAAATTCCAGTCATCATTCATTTTCACGAAGAAAATGGCGTTTTTGCCCTCAAAGAAATTGAAAAACAGCACTTCCGCATGAAAATTCATCATCAATTCCGCTATATCCCTTCATGCAGTGCCGAAGTGACTCCGCAAGCATTGGAGCAAATTTTGCAACGGCGCGATGTGAAAAAAGTATACTTAAACCGAGAAGTAAGCGCGCTGTTGAATAACGCCGTTCCGTCCGCTAACTCCAAAAACGTCACCGTTAACGGCACGACATTAAGCGGAAAAGGCGTTACGATTGCGATTGTTGACACAGGGATTTATCCACACCCTGATTTAGAAGGACGGATCGTCGAGTTTGTCGATTTTGTCAACGGCCGTACGGCGCCATATGATGATAATGGGCATGGCACCCATTGCGCTGGGGACGCCGCCGGGAACGGTTCGGCTTCTTCTGGATTGTATGCGGGACCCGCCTATGAGGCAAATGTAGTCGGGGTGAAAGTGCTCGACAAAGTGGGAGCAGGAAGGCTTGATGCGATTATTCGCGGCATTGAATGGTGCATGCAATACAATGAAACAAACAAAGACGAAAAAATCGATATTATTTCATTATCATTAGGCGGGGAATCACAGCCATTTCCAGCAGAAAATGACGATCCGCTTGTTCAAGCAGTGGAAAAGGCATGGGACAGCGGCATTGTCGTCTGTGCGGCAGCTGGAAACGCGGGGCCGGAATATCGAACGATCTCAAGCCCGGGGATTAGCGACAAAATCATTACCGTTGGCGCTCTAGACGACCGCGATACGGCAGCAACAAGAGAAGATGATGAAATTGCCGATTTTTCGAGCCGCGGCCCTACTTACTACGGAGTGAGCAAGCCGGATATTGTTGTTCCAGGGGTCAATATTGTTTCTTTGCGCGCGCCAAAGTCTTTCCTTGATAAATATCAAAAACAAAATCGCATTGGGCAATATTATATGAGCATGTCGGGAACATCGATGGCGACGCCGATCTGTGCCGGTATTGCCGCGTTAATGCTTCAATATAAGCCGGATGCAACGCCAGATGACGTTAAAAGGGCATTAAAAGAAGGTGCAGATTTATGGAAAGATCGGGATCCGAATATATACGGAGCGGGATATGTCAACGCCAAAAGGGCGATTGAGCTGTTGGCGAAATAG
- the ytaF gene encoding sporulation membrane protein YtaF, which yields MWKYISMIMLAFAVSMDSLSIGVTYGIRKIQFPLCSKLVIACMSSAMLLLSMYVGSVLLLFLPVQVERWLASAILIALGIWAIYNVVKKEEDKYEMSEPLAAAPPRMKVWRFQSERFGIVVQVLKRPTLGDLDRSGSIGMKEAMLIGFALSMDAFGAGISASFLGYSPLILALLVCILNIVFIGLGLKAGNLLSKTKAMKKATVIPGTILICLGITKIFL from the coding sequence ATGTGGAAATATATATCGATGATCATGTTGGCCTTTGCCGTTAGTATGGACAGTTTAAGCATTGGAGTGACATACGGAATTAGGAAAATTCAATTTCCGCTTTGCTCCAAGCTGGTTATCGCATGTATGTCCAGCGCGATGTTATTGCTATCCATGTATGTCGGCAGCGTTCTTTTGTTGTTTTTGCCGGTTCAGGTGGAACGATGGTTGGCTTCCGCTATATTAATTGCTCTTGGCATTTGGGCGATTTATAATGTAGTTAAAAAAGAAGAGGATAAGTATGAAATGTCTGAACCGTTGGCGGCAGCCCCGCCTCGCATGAAAGTATGGAGGTTTCAATCGGAGCGGTTTGGCATCGTCGTTCAAGTGCTAAAACGCCCGACGTTAGGGGATTTGGACCGCTCTGGAAGCATCGGTATGAAAGAAGCGATGTTGATTGGTTTCGCGCTGTCGATGGATGCGTTTGGCGCGGGAATCAGCGCTTCCTTTTTGGGGTATTCGCCATTGATTCTTGCTTTGCTTGTATGCATATTAAATATCGTTTTTATCGGTTTAGGGTTAAAAGCGGGAAATCTGCTCTCCAAGACAAAGGCAATGAAGAAGGCGACGGTCATCCCTGGAACGATTTTAATCTGCCTCGGAATTACGAAAATATTTTTGTAG
- a CDS encoding transposase, whose translation MYYYQSNLEIQQNRQAYESMYDPNHILVQIDKLMDWNRVYQLLEPFYPSTIGRPTIDPLIFVKILMIQYLEGFRSVRFTCKQIQQHATYRWFLGISLTDKVPCHSSVSKFLRHRVDPGVWEALFDHVLQRIQEDGFLSPDTWAADETE comes from the coding sequence ATGTACTACTACCAATCGAACCTAGAGATTCAACAAAATCGTCAAGCTTATGAATCCATGTATGATCCTAACCATATCCTGGTTCAAATCGACAAATTGATGGATTGGAATCGTGTATATCAGTTACTGGAACCGTTTTATCCAAGTACCATTGGTCGCCCCACGATTGATCCATTGATTTTTGTAAAAATCCTCATGATTCAATATCTGGAAGGGTTTCGATCCGTTCGGTTTACCTGTAAACAAATCCAGCAACACGCCACGTATCGCTGGTTTTTAGGCATTTCCCTCACCGATAAAGTCCCTTGCCACTCCAGCGTTTCCAAGTTTCTTCGCCATCGGGTCGATCCCGGTGTATGGGAAGCGTTATTTGATCATGTCCTTCAACGGATTCAAGAAGATGGATTCTTATCTCCGGACACGTGGGCAGCGGATGAAACCGAGTGA
- a CDS encoding efflux RND transporter permease subunit produces the protein MNFLTKFSLKNAVAVFIISFLLVLGGLYSFSSLKMDLQPNIEFPQLSIEVVYPGASPEDINEQVTSKLEEKFKSLEGMKKMQSSSFESIAIINLEFPFHTDMDEMERQVDALIKDTKLPDHVQTKINRFSTGSSPILNISLFAKKDVDLQKLLEQDVIPELNKINGVNSVSVGGMKDDVVQITIDKQKALQAGLSLSQIKDQINEKFLSFPAGSVNTDTLQIPVRVQEKLETVEALKNMPLMSSLTPTSQVVKLKDIAKIETRTEQPEITRYNLKDSLSMAITKKQDANTVEVADKVIKVLDAHKGEFDYAIGFDTAEAIKKSVESLIREGLLGALFASIAVLVFLRNVRATVIAIVSIPLSLLVASIFLHQLDISLNVMTLGGMAVAVGRVVDDSIVVIENIFRRVRKSKHGMTDELVQDSTKEILKAITSSTITTVVVFLPLGFVGGITGEFFLPFALTIVFSLLMSLLVAVTIVPILAKFSFKKVPPEEKEGALQRVYGRVIAWALNHKAVILLISVVLLVSSFALVPKLGFVFLPNEEQKTLVASIELPSSTSLEKTNDVSLKIEKMFDKQKEIKEVTAGVGSRDFRTGLKRQNQANYFISLKEGVNVASFIKKLEKNMQTIVDKEAPGTKLGVQELQVGPPSNNNINIDLHSNDLASLQKAAKQVEEYLKKRKDLKYVTNNFADKQKQIIVDIDPEKAAAYGVSSFQILGTIADETKPVDVGTLALDGVERTVQLAYDKRVDAVEALKNTLIFTKRGLVPVSKLATVKEVETYTSIQKLDGKVFARVSAQIAGDNIQKVTEDVIEKLENDVDLPKGVSLEGGGGSDDTVETFQQLGLAMVVAIGLVYVTMLITFGKARIPFIILSSLIFVPIGSLLGLYAANEPMSVSVMIGLLMLIGIVTTNAIVLVDRIRQNREQKGMTIRDALIEAGKTRLRPILMTAFATVAALIPLALTKASGTLISKGLAITVIGGLTSSTLLTLIIIPVMYELFFIRQAKAERKE, from the coding sequence ATGAATTTTTTAACGAAGTTTAGCTTGAAAAATGCGGTAGCCGTATTTATTATTTCTTTTCTTCTTGTTCTTGGAGGTTTGTATTCATTCTCCTCTTTGAAAATGGATTTGCAGCCGAATATTGAGTTTCCACAGCTATCGATTGAAGTCGTTTACCCGGGAGCATCCCCTGAAGACATAAATGAACAGGTCACTTCGAAGTTGGAGGAAAAGTTTAAGTCCCTTGAGGGAATGAAAAAAATGCAGAGCTCTTCGTTTGAAAGCATTGCGATCATCAACCTTGAGTTTCCGTTTCATACCGATATGGATGAAATGGAACGGCAAGTCGATGCATTAATAAAAGATACAAAACTTCCTGATCATGTTCAAACAAAAATTAATCGTTTTTCGACTGGTTCATCCCCCATTTTGAACATCTCTTTATTTGCGAAAAAAGATGTGGATTTGCAAAAGTTATTAGAACAAGATGTGATTCCTGAATTAAATAAAATAAATGGCGTTAACTCTGTCTCCGTTGGCGGAATGAAAGATGATGTGGTGCAAATAACGATTGATAAGCAAAAAGCGCTGCAGGCAGGGTTAAGTTTATCGCAAATTAAAGATCAGATTAACGAAAAGTTCCTTTCGTTCCCTGCTGGAAGCGTAAATACCGACACATTGCAAATCCCTGTGCGCGTGCAAGAAAAACTGGAAACGGTTGAAGCGTTAAAGAACATGCCGTTAATGTCCTCGCTTACCCCAACATCGCAAGTGGTAAAATTAAAAGACATTGCGAAAATAGAAACGAGGACAGAGCAGCCAGAAATAACACGCTACAATTTGAAAGACTCCCTTTCCATGGCGATCACGAAAAAACAAGATGCCAATACGGTAGAAGTGGCCGACAAAGTTATTAAAGTATTAGATGCCCACAAAGGTGAATTTGATTATGCGATCGGCTTTGATACTGCAGAAGCCATCAAAAAATCCGTCGAATCGCTTATCCGTGAAGGACTATTAGGGGCTCTATTTGCTTCCATTGCCGTGCTTGTGTTTTTGCGCAACGTGCGCGCGACTGTGATTGCTATTGTTTCCATTCCATTATCCTTGTTAGTGGCGTCGATTTTCCTACATCAACTCGATATTTCGTTAAATGTCATGACACTTGGTGGAATGGCGGTAGCGGTTGGCCGCGTCGTTGATGACAGTATTGTCGTCATCGAAAACATTTTCCGGCGGGTCCGCAAGTCGAAACACGGCATGACAGATGAGCTTGTTCAAGATTCGACAAAAGAAATTTTAAAGGCGATTACCTCATCAACGATTACAACGGTTGTCGTCTTTTTGCCGCTTGGCTTTGTTGGCGGAATTACCGGTGAATTTTTCTTGCCATTTGCGTTAACGATTGTTTTCTCGTTACTTATGTCATTGCTTGTTGCGGTCACCATTGTGCCGATTTTAGCGAAATTCTCCTTCAAAAAAGTTCCGCCTGAAGAAAAAGAAGGAGCGTTGCAGCGTGTTTATGGACGAGTCATTGCTTGGGCATTAAACCATAAAGCGGTTATTTTATTGATATCGGTTGTGTTGCTTGTAAGTTCTTTTGCGCTTGTGCCCAAATTAGGGTTCGTGTTTTTGCCAAATGAGGAACAAAAGACGCTAGTCGCCAGCATCGAGCTCCCATCTTCGACATCGCTTGAAAAAACAAACGATGTTTCGTTAAAAATCGAAAAGATGTTTGACAAGCAAAAGGAAATTAAAGAAGTGACCGCAGGAGTTGGCAGCCGCGATTTTCGCACCGGATTGAAGCGGCAAAATCAGGCAAACTATTTCATTAGCTTAAAAGAAGGCGTAAATGTCGCTTCCTTTATAAAAAAGCTCGAAAAAAACATGCAAACGATTGTTGACAAAGAGGCGCCGGGCACAAAGCTTGGCGTGCAAGAACTGCAGGTAGGGCCACCTTCTAACAATAATATTAATATAGATTTACATTCGAACGATTTAGCTTCCTTACAAAAGGCAGCGAAGCAAGTAGAAGAATACTTGAAGAAGCGTAAAGACTTAAAATATGTAACAAACAATTTCGCGGATAAACAAAAACAAATCATTGTCGATATTGATCCAGAAAAAGCAGCGGCTTATGGAGTATCCAGCTTCCAAATTCTCGGAACGATTGCGGATGAAACGAAACCGGTTGACGTCGGAACGCTGGCGCTTGATGGCGTTGAACGGACAGTTCAATTGGCATACGACAAACGCGTTGATGCTGTTGAGGCGTTAAAAAATACGCTCATTTTCACAAAACGCGGTCTTGTTCCTGTGTCAAAACTAGCAACAGTTAAGGAAGTCGAAACGTATACATCGATTCAAAAGCTGGATGGAAAAGTATTCGCTCGTGTATCGGCGCAGATTGCCGGGGATAATATCCAAAAAGTGACCGAAGATGTCATTGAGAAATTGGAAAACGACGTTGATTTGCCAAAAGGAGTTTCATTGGAAGGCGGCGGAGGAAGCGATGATACGGTTGAGACGTTCCAACAACTTGGTTTGGCGATGGTAGTTGCCATCGGCCTGGTATATGTTACCATGCTGATCACATTTGGAAAGGCACGAATTCCATTTATCATTTTATCCTCGCTCATTTTCGTTCCGATTGGTTCGCTTCTCGGGTTGTATGCCGCTAACGAACCGATGTCGGTGAGTGTGATGATCGGGTTGTTAATGTTAATCGGCATTGTCACAACAAACGCGATTGTCCTTGTGGACCGCATCAGGCAAAATCGCGAACAAAAAGGAATGACGATTCGCGATGCACTCATTGAAGCAGGAAAAACGCGCTTGCGTCCGATTTTAATGACGGCGTTTGCGACAGTGGCTGCCCTCATTCCGCTTGCATTGACGAAAGCATCAGGAACGTTAATTTCCAAAGGGCTGGCCATTACGGTCATCGGTGGGCTCACTTCGTCTACATTGCTCACGCTCATCATCATTCCGGTGATGTATGAGCTGTTCTTTATCCGACAAGCGAAAGCAGAGCGAAAAGAGTAA
- a CDS encoding sporulation protein: MWKKLLSKLGVGAAKVDLVLHRPHVRLGETLEGEFLIEGGTVEQQIRKLEVELQLTVQADGKAYRRTAAVIPVSSSFTIQPGERKVLPFSYVLPLHLPITRPHVRYTFVTRLDIADGVDAFDQDAIDILPPLSLEKLFHALGNIGFREKPSSGKITAYGQEFAFFPTKEWMGIIEEVEFAVRMEENGVLLYLEVDVRSGFGGFHETELKREIFLSNEEIDDVGEMAGKLRAIIEEMVQQPHSYVGTSYVSYSSYPPQHVSHHHGGHGMMGAIGGFAAGMLAGMAAEELLEDVVEDALDHDIGDVMDDIGDWFDGGDDDIL, encoded by the coding sequence ATGTGGAAAAAGCTTTTGTCTAAGCTTGGAGTAGGAGCTGCGAAAGTAGACCTTGTGCTGCATCGTCCTCATGTACGTCTGGGAGAAACATTGGAAGGAGAATTTTTGATTGAAGGAGGGACGGTGGAACAACAAATTCGCAAGCTGGAAGTGGAATTGCAGCTCACCGTTCAAGCTGATGGAAAAGCATACCGTCGAACAGCTGCCGTCATTCCGGTTTCTTCTTCATTTACGATTCAGCCGGGAGAAAGAAAGGTATTACCGTTTTCGTATGTGCTTCCGTTGCATTTACCGATTACTCGTCCTCACGTGCGATACACATTTGTAACACGTTTAGATATTGCGGACGGAGTCGATGCTTTTGACCAAGACGCTATCGATATTCTTCCTCCGCTGTCGCTGGAGAAACTGTTTCATGCGTTGGGAAATATTGGATTCCGTGAAAAACCTTCTTCCGGGAAAATCACTGCATATGGCCAAGAATTTGCGTTTTTCCCGACAAAAGAGTGGATGGGAATTATTGAAGAAGTAGAATTTGCAGTGCGGATGGAAGAAAATGGAGTACTATTATATCTGGAAGTGGATGTACGGAGTGGTTTTGGTGGTTTCCATGAAACTGAACTGAAACGGGAAATATTCTTAAGTAATGAGGAAATAGATGATGTGGGAGAAATGGCAGGAAAATTGCGCGCGATTATAGAAGAAATGGTCCAACAGCCTCATTCTTACGTTGGTACATCGTATGTTTCATATTCCTCTTATCCTCCGCAGCACGTATCCCATCATCATGGCGGACATGGCATGATGGGAGCAATCGGAGGATTTGCGGCAGGAATGCTTGCAGGCATGGCGGCGGAAGAATTGCTCGAGGATGTCGTTGAGGACGCATTGGATCATGACATAGGAGATGTGATGGACGATATAGGCGATTGGTTCGACGGCGGGGATGACGATATTTTATAA